The Dermacentor andersoni chromosome 1, qqDerAnde1_hic_scaffold, whole genome shotgun sequence genomic interval aagtggcagacctgtctcgcttacttggatgacgtcgtcgtcttcgccggaaatttcgacgatcaccttaggcggctttcAACAGTACTAGacgccatcaaatcatcagggctcactctgaagccagaaaagtgccgcttcgcttacgacgagcttctgttcctagaccacgtcatcagcaaatccggagtacgccccgacccgcagaaaagagctgccatcgcaaagttcccgcagcccatcgacaagaaggcagtgcgtagattccttggcatgtgtgcctactacaggcgctttgtcaaggacttttcacgcatcgcggagccgctaacgcatctaaccaaatctgatgtcgagttcaaatggcaaacgccgcaggccgacgcatttcaagaactaaaacgacgcatgcagtcaccgccggtactcgcACATTTCGaagaagacgccgataccgaaatccacactgacgccagtagcctaggccttggtgccgtcctagtccagaagaaagacggacatgaacgggtgatatcttatgctagccggtcgctgtcaaaagcggaaggcaattattctacgactgaaaaggaatgcctcgccatcatttgggctacagtgaaattccgcccttacctatatggcaggccattcaaagtcgtcagcgaccatcacgcgttgtgttggctagctaacttaaaggacccttcaggacggctggcgaggtggagcctcagactgcaagaatatgacgtcacggtgatctacaagtccggacgaaaacactcagacgccgactgcctatcactcgcccccatcgatcccccgccggaagacgacgaggatgacgacgccttcctcggaataataagcgcagaagacttcactaaacagcaacgagcagacccggagctaaaatgcctcgtcgagtatttggaagggaacaccgacgtagtacctagggcatttaagcgcggattgtcttcgttcacataacacaacaacctgctcgtaaagtaGAACTTCTCACCactccgcgccagctaccttcttgttgttccgtcagcgctgcgtccagaagtactgtacgctctacatgacgatccaaccgctgggcacctcggattctcccgaacggtgtcgaggatacaggaaaggtattactggccgcgtctgactgccgacgtcgctcgttacgtcaagacgtgtcgagactgtcagcgacgcaagacaccaccgacaaggccagcaggattactacagccgatcaaacctccttaccgaccatttcagcagatcgggatggatttgttgggaccgtttccggcgtcaacatccgaaaataagtggatcgtcgtggcgacggactatctcacccgctttgctcaaactaaagctctaccgaagggcagcgcagccgaagtggcgaaatttttcgtcgagaacattctactgcgacatggtgccccagaagtcctcatcaccgacagaggaacagcgtttacagcagagctcacccaagcaattctgcagtacagccacacaagccacaggaggacaactgcctatcacccgcagacgaatggtgtcACGGAGCGCTTGAACAAGACCctagccgacatgctagcaatgtacgtcgacgtcgagcacaagacttgggacgcggtcctgccgtacgtaacctttgcttacaacacggcagtgcaagaaacagcacagatcacgccgtttaagctggtttacggcaggaacccgacgacgacgctcgacgccatggtgccgcacgtcaccgacgaagagaatcttgacgtcgcgaccttactccagcgcgccgaagaagcccgacaactcgcccgcctacggatcaagaaccagcagcgtaccgacggccgacactacaacctccgacgacgcttcgtcgagtaccagcccggtgaccgtgtttgggtttggacccctctacgccggcgaggactgagcgagaagctattgcgtcgctatttcggaccgtacaagatcatccgacgtgttggggcactggactatgaggtcgtgccagacggcatttcgctatcacagcggcgccgctcacgacctgaaatagtccacgttgtgcgactcaagccgtactaccagcgatactgaactttgggacttcgagtaactgacctttggactttgtttcttttcgttgttttgttacttatgtttaataagtgtccttttgtgtttcgctctcttatatttgtagcatcgagacgatgctttttaaaaggggggtattgacgcgtgtacttatctttatcgggcgaccacgtttcgccgccaaacaaatgtaatcgcacagcgtgggatgcgcctgcatgtatccgaagtttctggaaagttatcgacgcttccatccggctgtctgttgtcgccgaaccctgtgttatctgatttcatcgcgtgacgcgaatggtgtagaacattgtggaaggcacgcgggtccgaacgattagtctggaacattcgacgactgcagtataaaagccgacgcgcttgacccactgatcagattttcgacgatcgccgacagtgttcgccgctatcgttgtgctataagtgtagcctcttttctgggcacaggttcgcccaatgaaacttagttttgtgtttcacagtattagtactgtgttctttgacgtcacgaccacgtgacaatatgctggcAGCGTCGATGTTGAGTCATCTCAAGGGACAGCGAGCTAACCGCTAAGGCTccgaatgaagaaaaaaaaattcccttgtttttatttctttctttttttatgggccACAATAACCTCATagacagctctgaatggctgtcAGTACAGTTATTAGACGTCTCGGTGCTCGTAGTGTGACCGGATACGGCGCATTCTCGCGTGTACAATTAACGAACGTGTACAAGACCCCTACGCACGGTCTCATTCAAGGCGCACGCAAGGTGGCCGAGAGCAGGGCGCGAGGTGgtcatcgtttttctttttttgtgtggttGCTTTAGGGCACGCTTTGCGGAGATATATGGACGTGTCCGTAAAATTGGCCGTATTGATCGGAATTTGGGAATCTCGCGGAAAAGATGGGGGAATTGGCGGTTATGTATTTCGCAGCGAAGCAATGTGAAGTAAGAACAGCGCTGAATAACAGCGGCTTCCTTGcttctttcctgtcctcttcgTACTTCGCATAGTTACGCGTCCCTTTAGACCAATAAAGCACCCTGCTCCGTTCACATGTGCGGGTCACTTTCTATTTTCATTTatacttttatttttgtaaaatacGATTCGACTCTCGCGCTAGCTTCCATAGCCAGCTCGAGCCTACATTGgaggacatcatcatcattataatcacGAGCAGCTGCGCGCGTGCAgtggagaaagaaaaggaagcctGTCGGCCACGGTCTGCGGCAGCAGCCGCGGAGGCCGGGTCTGCCATGTCCTTCACCAAGGAAGACGAACTGAACGACGCGCAAGTGTCCGAGCTGCGGGACTTGTTTTTCAAGTTCGACACGGAGCGCACGGGCACGGTGGCGTTCGAGCACGTCGACGAGATCCTCCGAACCGCCGCCCGAATCATCACCGACCCCGAGTTCAAGAAGCGCGTGAAGAGCACCGTGCCCGATGACCTTGGGAAGAAGGTGAGCGCTCGATTTTGCTCACACAATTGAACTATATCATTAGGTTTATGTCGTCACTGCGAGTAGGCGGACGAGCATATTTCTGAGTCGTCTTCGTGGCCTACATGGAGGTAACACTTTTAGTATGCACTACTGTCGCAAACTGACCTACGCTCCTCGCGTGTGGTTGCATTGcctaaacctggtgaggggccccttagAGGAACTCTCCCTGGACGACCTGTCCACACAATGCCCGAGCTGTTGTTTGTCTCGCCTTTCGTTTTTGTGGTAAAACAAACTTTCACGCACTTACTAAACGCATGTCTTCATTTCTTTATGTAATGGTGCAGAAACAGGACTCGCTTAGTAAATGACAGCAAACTGCGCGTATGAACAGGCTCATCGGTAACCTCCCGGCACAGGCGTCGCTTTATATAGTGTCATCCTTTGCACGGGCGCGAGCCGGGACATTCGAGTCGGTAAGAGGCCACGCTAGATGAATTCATCATCAATGCACTGCAACGGGAGTGTCGGCCCTATTATATCGCTGCCTTGTAATCTGTTGCGTAGGATTGTAAGTTATTTAAGATATATGGCGCCAATGTACGAAATGAAATTGCCCATACATTGCATTATGCAGTGTCACGTTGTGTACTGCCCCGCTGCGAGTCTTGCCCCGGTTGTTTGCTAATGGACGCAAACTAGTCCGGTCATATCAAGGATGAACTAAAGCGATATACAGAACAGAGAGCGAGATGGAAGTACACAAACGCTATCCTTTCAACTAAAGGTACAAAGAGAAGGCCTCGCTTAGTGACAAGGTCACGCATGCGCAGATCAATCCTTTTGACAgaatctttttttcctttataaGGTTTTTAGAAATATCGTCGTCAAGCCGATTTGCGCAACCGCAAACGCAAGCTTCTTTATACGCCTTTTTGCGCTCATTTGTACGCTTGCACGCCGTAGCGCGCCTTATTTTGTGACCCCGCTTTCAGAAGCATCCCAGTGTCACACAGTAAAAGTCTCATTTTCACTAACGTTCTTATACCGACGGGTTAACGATAAAAAAAGAGGCATGAGAGCTGCAACTAAACCAAGAGCTTGAAAGTTATTAATGTACTAAAATATCTGGCAGGCAGCCGATTGGACATCACAGTTAAGTCTCGCGATAACTTTGATGGAAATGGCACCAGCGCTTGTGCTATTTTGGTATTGGTCTGTGCGCTGTTCCACCCTTCTGAAGAGTGTCTCTTCTTGCTGTTACTGCAAGACTAGCCGTGCGCCGTGCCCACCGCAGGTGCAGTTTCCAGAGTTTGTGGAAATGGTGCAGAAGTGCACACGTGCGTTCAGCCCTCAGACAGACCTGCGCGACGCATTCCGCGTATTCGACCGCGATGGCCATGGATTCATCACGACGGCCGAGCTCCGTCACGTGGTTACCACACTGGGCGAGCGCATGACGGACGAGGAGGCCGACGAGCTCACCCGGGAGGCGGACCCCACCAACGCTGGCCATGTGGACTACGAGGAGTTTATCAAGATGATCTCCACGCCAGTGTACGTTATTGCCCCTATCCTTCCATCTACATGGTGCGGTCAAATTATTAAGCAAAGGACTCTAACGTGTGGGTCTGGCGTCGCTGACAATCTAGCTGCTAGTTCCGACTGAAGCCACGTCCACGCTCTACGCATATGTGCAGAAAGGTGCATTAACTACAAGTTATCTGCTCAGAAGCCCGGGTCATTTGTTAAAGGGGAAAGAAACACCTCGCGCAGGTGATCTACAGACATCTGTTCCCTTTAAAGGTGGACCGCGATGTATAGGCTCCCGCATTTATCAATATTGTGCGAGCGTCAACCGCCCTGAAGTCACTAAACTGCACGCCATGTCATCGCCTTAAAACGCCGAGAAGCAGCGAGATCGGCCATGCCGTGCGCGCGCAATCAAAGTCCACTTCAATTTGAGCATCGCCTGATGCACTGTACTATTCAGGAGGACAGACGCCACGGCCGGGAGTTACTTGCGCGTTGCCAtttgcaaaacaagaaaaaatagttTGAAGGCGATTCAATCCTCAGTTGCAGTCGACGAAAGACAGACTTCTTGGGTGAGTTGGTGGTGAGTTAGGGGGCGGAGTCACTGCGTGCCACCCCTTTATTGCTGTACTCCTCGCGTGAGGGGACTACAATGAGCGTcggattcagtttttttttctttgctgcgcTATCATTGAGATCATCCATTGAATTATTTTAAATCACTATCGGAATTTAACCTGTCAAAACTACAATTCGATTATGAGGTAGGTCGTTATGGGGGAAGAGTGTCTGTGTCCTAATGGTtacatcaacagcagcagcagcagcagcagcctgttttatgtccactgcaggacgaaggcctctccctgtgttctcctattacccctgtccttgcgccaaccgattccaactagcgcccgcgaatttcctaatttcatcgcttaaccctgtcttctgtcgtcctcgattgcgtcttccttctcttggtacccatcctgtaaccctaatggtccaacggttatctaaccgccgcattacatggcctgcagagctccattttttcctcttgatgtcaatcagaatatcgtctatacccgtttgctcaatgatccaaaccgctctctttctgtcttttaacgttatgcctaagaatattcgttccatcgctctttgcgcggtccttaacttgtcctgAAGCTTCTTTGACAGTCTCCAgatctctgccccatatgtcagcactggtaaaatgcactgattgtacgccttccttttcaatgataatggtaagctaccagtcaggagctggcaatctctgccgtatgcgatccagcccattttcattcttctgtggatttccttctcatgatcatgaTTCCCTGTAattaattggcctaggtaaacgtactccttcacggctctagaggccgactggcgatcctgaactcttgttactTTGCGCGGAtatttattattatctttgtcttctgcatattaatcttcagcaccactcttacactctctttgtttaggtcctcaatcatttgctgtaactcctCTGCATTGtagctgaatagaacaatgtcatccgcaaaTCGAAgtttgccgagatattcaccatGGATCCTTaacctaaaccttcccagtttaattgcttgaatacttcttgtaagcacgcagtgaatagcactcgAGAGATTGTGCCTCCGTGTGagatccctttctttataggtatcttcctacttttcttgcgtagagttaaggtagctgtagagccattgtagatatttttcaaggtatttacgtaagcgttctgtactccatGATTACCTAATGCCTTTTtgactgctcgtatctctactgaatcaaatgcctttttgtaatctatgaaagcaataccatcatcatcatcattatcattagcctggttacgcccactgcagggcaaaggcctctcccattcttctccaactaccccggtaatgtactaactgtggccatattgtccctgcaaacttcttaatctcatccgcccccctaactttctgccgcccccagctacgcttgccttcctttggaatccagtccgtaacccttaataaccatcggttatcttccctcctcattacgtgtcctgcccatgcccatttctttttcttgatttccactaagatgtcattaactcgcgtttgttcccccaccaaatcagctcttttcttatcccttatcgttacacctatcattcttctttgcatacctcgttgcgtcgtcctcaatttaagtagaactcttttcgtaagcctacaggtttatgccccgtacgtgagtactgataagataCAGATAttaaacacttttctcttgagggataatggcaaactgctcttcatgatctgagaatgcctgccaaacgcaccctagcccattcttattcttctgattaattcggtttcatgatccggatccgcagtcactacctgtcctataagtagatgtattcccttaccacttccagtgcctcgctacctattgtaaattgctgttctcttccgagactgttaaacattactttagttttctgcagattaatttttagactcaatcttctgcttcgcctctccaggtcagtgaacatgcagtgcagttggtctcctgagttactaagcaaggcaatatcatcagcgaatcgcaagttactgaggtcttctccattaactcttatccgcaattcttcccaatcgaggtttctgaatacctcctgtaaacaggctgtgaatagcattggagagatcgtatctccgtgcctgacgcctttctctatcgggattttgttgctttcgttatgggctgctgagcacgaggtcacgggatcgaatctttgccacggcggccgcatttcgatgggggcgaaatgcgagaacacccgtgtacttagatttaggtgcacgttaaagaaccccaggtggtcgaaatttccggagccctccactacggcgtgcctcataatcagaaagtggttttggcagtaaaaccccataatttcatttttttgctttcgttatggaggactacggtgcctctgcagccgctatagatatccttcagtattttcacctacggctcgtctacatcctgattccgtaaagcctccatgactgctgaggtttcgactgaatcaaacgcttgaatgaaagccatatagagaggcttatagtattctgcggatttctcgataacttaattggtgacatggatgtgatccattgtagagtatcccttcctgaagccagcctgttcccttggttgaagAAAATCCAgcgttgccctgattctattggagattattttgggaaatattttatataatactgggagtaagctaatgggcctatgatttttcaattttttaacgtctccctttttgtggattagtataatgtttgcattcttccactttTGTGGTACCTTTGTAGTCAatggacacttcgtataaagagccgccagtttttcaagcattatgtctcctccatctttgattaaatcgactattattccatcttctcctgccacccttcctcgtttcatgtcttggaaGGCCCTTcggacctcatcgctagttataggagcagTTCCTGTATCATGTTCAttgctgtttctaattgaggtatcctgactcctctgtaTTCTGTGCAGgtaagtatagaattcttccgctgcttttactatatcttcgagattgcttatgatattaccctgcttatctttcagtgcatacatcttggttggtcctatgccaagtttctgtCTCTccgatttcatgctgcgtccattttttacggcttcttcagtctttctcacgtaatagtttcgaatatcccttcttttcgccttgttgatcagttttgacaattccgcgagttccatcttatctcttgagttggaaactatcattttttgtcgtttctttattaggtcctttgttactttggagagcttgcctactggttgccttgttgccttgcctcccacttcaattgcagcCTCTGAAGCCAAGCTAGTAACGGTTTCATTCactagctctatgtcatcatcatctatcTGTtgcaaggctgcatatttgtttgcaagtacgagCCTGAATTTGTGTGCTTTTaaccttactgcctctaggttgacctgcttcttcttgactaatttagctctttctctcttcaaattgaaggGAATCCTAGCCCTCAACAACCTATGATCATTATACTTTACACGCCCTATCACTtccacatcctgcactatgctgggatcagtacaaagtatgaagtcaatttcatttcttgttttaccattagggcttttccagatccattttctgttgctacacttcctgaagaaggtgttcattattcgaaacttattcctttctgcgaattctaccagaggggggacactccgtatacatcccattggccgttttcgagcagacgctctttcgacactagcgccaaggtccccttcagttacggccctaaccaatgggcgacgcattaagcaaaatggcggcgcacatgattgtttacgttgtcatggcaacagcaacagcagccgcgcggcacctcctgtcccaaacgtttttctttcctttttgtttttattatgccgacccgctccactccctttccccctttcccccatgccgcgcgcgccgctcacttttttttgtttttacccgtaagcggcgcgttttttcttcttttttatagcgcgcttgttaccgcgcgccacgcgccagctcgcaagcaatgcgcgcgctacgccgcgcattggcattgcttgcgagctggcgcgtgctgcgccgtgggctatgcgttggcacgcacgcagtcttgcccatacttatattataccagcatgtgccgggacataaaaaaaattccacttccaacacaacagatgtttagtctcgctttattgacttcgtttccgaaaagagatttttcttacaacgtggtgtgatacacgctcaaaaaatgagcaaaagtgaaaggtgcatgacatatacaagagtactaaagacaaaagttcacagatggtgaaataacaaaagaaagtgctagaaaacgcgaaggccatttcgtgtacacacatataaaaacaaaatttttatataacgtcctcaagacctaaatgtagacgagctcctgatatgtgcactaagatattgcacaaaattggacgacgtgtatgacatagtcatgacaactataaaaagggaaaactcactagtaatggcaaaaacaatgacacgcaaaatacctgaaagataggataaaatgctaacattgtttgattgagagccataccaaaagaaaacttacttataaatctgcacgaaagtatatgaaatgcttgacatgttcattactgctgaacaaattgaaaaaaacatggcagaaaaaaataacattgtactaaaaactgaaacacacattatcacattattttgcacttggccacaacttgagtaacggtggcaaggggaacagaagatAGTCGGCTTTTGCAGTAGCACagagaaaacattcgcagaaaggcttattcctcaatcaaagaccaggtaaaacaagccaacacgacttttctttctacccgaatgcaatgcttagcaataaaattacgtcacttaaggcactaagtcgtacctactgcgCTCTcccttgtataataaacacgaactgcaaaaatctgcatgtaggacacttgcaatgctcatgctttccagaggaaaaaaaagcgtatcatgcctaggcatgaaggttgttcgcgcggttttcccatcgggggttactgagatagtacacaaacactaacagtaatttatCAGCTGTTAGTTGAtttgtagaacgtgatacacagaaaaagcactgagggcggtatggaaagctgggcaagttactgaagttgcagaatgagacttggcacagaaaaaacacaagtcacagaccaggtgacaatgaggaggaacatctgtttgtcagctttctctaccgggaagaggcaagtgtagcacaatcaaggcgcaacgacgtccggagcctcatggagtacacaaatggacagggctgtgttcgtgtacatgcgccttctgatttccttgggtctgagcgctcacctgttgcctttaggcacccggaacaaccttgcaggtcttgtttttgaggtatttgtgcaccactgcacgatgcacgagcggtacgagtcgtgaaacgggtgaaacatcgcggagcacaagcacacagctatcgaggaccacagaactgacgaaactagccacgtcggtcaacgcacagcagcgcacgcatctCGATGACAGTAGATAACAAAAAAGCGTTACGTAGCGGACTAAGCAGCAGCCGGGCCGGCGGGGATGGCACGGCGGCGCGGGCGCGTAGACAGTCGAAAGTGAGGGCGTAGAGAGAGGAGTTAAGCGGGGGGAAGGGCTTGGCCACCTgaatcggcgcgcgtgcgcgcaacgatctacgaggccatgcaagggaaacggatttttgcgtcgcccattacagagatggcgccaatttcctgtgccaccggaaccggggagtgtccccccccccccccccctgattctaccagcatctctcctctagcgttcctagaatcgacgccgtagtcgCCAATTCCTTGTTCacaagcctgctttttccccgctTTTACATTgacgtcgcccattactacagtgtattgagtttgcacttttctcatggctaattcaacatcttaatAAAAccgatctacttcctcatcatcgtgactggatgttggagcgtaggctggTACTACCGTTAATCTaaacctcttattaagtttgattacgactacagctaccctctcattaatgctgtagaattcgtcaatgttgcccgctatgtccttatggattaggaatcctaccccgtattgcttcttatctaggagacatCTATAGCAGAgcacatgtccgttattcagcaatgtataagcctcaccacttcttctaatctcactaaggccgatggtACCCCAaacatcttgggtactaggcgcgaaaacacacacgacacaaggaaggagacgggacagagcgccacttacaactgcttttattctcaggcacaccacacacttatatACCCCTTTTAAACGCGAGGACCACAATCACATCAAGATTGATATGGAAGCGAActggttaaatatttcttttcagccataTATAAAGATATTGACGGATCGCTGACGcacatgcttcctttctttccgataaaGAAAGCTTCAATCACTTCCCGAGCTTCTTGATCTTTACTTTTTGCCAGAATTCGTGCCCCTGCAAAACATGGCTCACAAGAGCGTGATGGGCAGGACTTAATGTGCTTTGAAA includes:
- the LOC129381798 gene encoding uncharacterized protein, whose product is MEKEKEACRPRSAAAAAEAGSAMSFTKEDELNDAQVSELRDLFFKFDTERTGTVAFEHVDEILRTAARIITDPEFKKRVKSTVPDDLGKKVQFPEFVEMVQKCTRAFSPQTDLRDAFRVFDRDGHGFITTAELRHVVTTLGERMTDEEADELTREADPTNAGHVDYEEFIKMISTPVPPDQYGVPPKKRPPSSTELQEPGPDDVTPSASGVPAERVSVSAVSEAHAAGGEVAAAATEGGDKSAVSSAPSSEHRSDHKSIQGSGKSPGKGSASGSAKESVSASGKGSASASGKGSASASAEASKKSSRKGSGTLESPDAPAPGGPPIEAVAHEAPAEKKDSQLANK